A single window of Rhodamnia argentea isolate NSW1041297 chromosome 5, ASM2092103v1, whole genome shotgun sequence DNA harbors:
- the LOC115732653 gene encoding RING-H2 finger protein ATL18-like: protein MYCLVYAQSGVSTAMLIFYTCMWLPLMQLRRAISRLLAFISCKYEPQESSCSFQLPVGRFRDLQKPGEEEEGEEDGDHEKTCSICLVDYEGEVLVSKLHTCGHVFHLDCIERWLERSQFTCPLCRKLVFDVRSSAAKPRW, encoded by the coding sequence ATGTATTGCCTGGTGTATGCACAGTCTGGTGTCTCCACAGCTATGTTGATCTTCTACACTTGCATGTGGCTTCCCCTTATGCAGCTGAGGAGAGCCATTTCAAGATTACTGGCCTTCATCTCTTGCAAGTATGAACCCCAAGAGAGCTCCTGCAGCTTCCAGCTCCCGGTGGGTAGGTTCCGAGATTTGCAGAAAcctggtgaagaagaagaaggagaagaagatggtgatCATGAAAAGACTTGCTCGATCTGCTTGGTGGATTATGAGGGAGAGGTCCTGGTGAGCAAGCTCCATACATGCGGCCACGTGTTCCATCTGGACTGCATCGAGAGGTGGCTGGAGAGGTCCCAGTTCACATGCCCTCTCTGCAGGAAGCTCGTGTTTGATGTGAGATCTTCAGCAGCAAAACCAAGATGGTGA